The Cucumis melo cultivar AY chromosome 9, USDA_Cmelo_AY_1.0, whole genome shotgun sequence genome includes the window CCCATTATTGGACCTCCATCCCCCAGCTGAAACCAATTCCACCAAGCACTCAACAAGTTTTGCTTCTTCCTCTTTGGTCCATGTGTGTTTCGGTGCTCGTGACGAACTTGCCATTCTATCGTATATATTAGCAGCATTTAATAAAGTGAAACAAGAGATGTTAGTATTCAACATAATTAATTGTAGACAATCGAAATTACATATTAGTAAATATCACAAGAATGACATACATTAAGAGTGTTTCTAGTGTATACATTTCACAACATATTAGCAGTTTAGaacaaatgacaaaatattttgAAGCGTTGACAGTAATTAGAAGAATATTAAGGCACTACTGGTCACCTAACTCCAATCATTGAACATTGTATGAGCCAATTGATCCCTCTATTCACTCCATTCGTTTGAAGCCTCAATGTAATTAATCTCGTCACCTCCAGTTGTAGCGTATGTTGAATCACCCTCATCCAAATCATCAATTATTTCACTGTTAGTCATCTCTCTATTGATAAGATTGTGTAGCAGACAACACACCATGATTGTTCGACATTGGACATCGACTGGGTAGTATGACTTTCCTCTTAAAATTGCCCAGCGACCTTTTAACAACCCAAATGCTCTTTCGATGACATTTCGTGCCGACGAATGTTTCATGTTGAAGAACTCTCAAGCTGTTGTTGGTGCATTACCTCATCCACGCCACTCTGAAAGATGATATCTTTCTCCCCTATATGGGGCCAAAAAACCCTCAGCATTTGGGTACCCAGCATCACATAGATAATAATACCCTGTTCAAAACTCGACTATTTGAATTCCCGTCCTATGAATATAAAGACTACGAATAGATAAAACATGTAGCTATTTACCCTTTGGAACCTTCGGTCTGTTATGTCTTGATATTGCATCTCTAAGAATTCTGAAATCAGCGGTCGATCCTTCCCACCTAGATAAAACAAACACGAAATCACCTTTTGTATCGCAAACACCAAGTACATTTGTCACAACTTCACCCTTCCGTGTCCTGTACCTTAGACGATCAGTTGCACTGACATTCACCTTAATGTATATGTCATCTAACGCACCAAGATAATTCTACGGTATGATAACGTAAATTTGTATGAAATAGCCATCTAACGCATATTGTTTGGTAGGTCTAACTAACATTCAGAAAATTGGTATTTACCTCAAACCATTTTCATCTCGGATCCGTGCACGAGTTTGTTACTGGCTGAGGTTTTTTCAACAACTCATCGTGTAACCGCAAAACTGCTAACAAGACAAGGTTGAAATATCTAGAAACAGTCTCACCATACCGTATAAATTCCCTTTGTATCATTTGATTCTTCACATCATAAGCTAATATATGTAGAAACATGACAACCATCTCCTCTACATCTATAATTTCTATTCCGACTAATCCAGCAATCATCCTTAGTAAATGGCATAAAATGGCAAAACACCTTCTA containing:
- the LOC127150842 gene encoding uncharacterized protein LOC127150842, which translates into the protein MDRRCFAILCHLLRMIAGLVGIEIIDVEEMVVMFLHILAYDVKNQMIQREFIRYGETVSRYFNLVLLAVLRLHDELLKKPQPNYLGALDDIYIKVNVSATDRLRYRTRKGEVVTNVLGVCDTKGDFVFVLSRWEGSTADFRILRDAISRHNRPKVPKGEKDIIFQSGVDEVMHQQQLESSST